The Vicia villosa cultivar HV-30 ecotype Madison, WI linkage group LG1, Vvil1.0, whole genome shotgun sequence genome includes a region encoding these proteins:
- the LOC131605039 gene encoding uncharacterized protein LOC131605039: MSSRKSIGSSTSNTFSGPPRCGCDLAMKMWVSSTARNLNRKFWKCRNAGNENSCELFIWDDEYGDSQKRNGNIQWDCKICAKTEKELQTVLKKLSKAKLKVEEERKTSVKLKIALVLSWVLFAFMYNLM; encoded by the exons ATGTCGTCTAGGAAATCGATTGGAAGCAGCACAAGCAATACATTTTCGGGTCCCCCCAGATGCGGCTGTGACCTAGCTATGAAGATGTGGGTTTCGTCGACAGCTAGAAACCTAAATCGCAAGTTCTGGAAGTGTCGCAATGCTGGG AATGAGAATAGCTGCGAATTGTTTATATGGGATGATGAATATGGAGACTCACAAAAACGGAATGGTAATATTCAATGGGACTGTAAAATCTGTGCCAAAACGGAAAAGGAGTTACAAACAGTTTTGAAGAAATTATCGAAGGCCAAGTTGAAGGTTGAAGAAGAGAGGAAGACTTCTGTTAAGCTGAAGATTGCTCTTGTTTTATCTTGGGTGTTGTTTGCATTTATGTACAACTTAATGTAA